A part of Ignavibacteriales bacterium genomic DNA contains:
- a CDS encoding glycosyltransferase, with protein sequence MIIAYTLPMTVLSISSLLEYSTIVALVLFLFILLLRYFGILTFAYFYLNEYTFKKLNGFTPFISVIVPVYNEEKVVENSVKSLLDLDYENYEIIVVNDGSTDNTKQVIEKLTGFHKGTKSEVKISVINKPNGGKASALNAGITYSQAEFVLCMDGDSQLSADCLRMAVRHFQKPEIGAVAGNVKVLNRGKFLTDLQSLEYIEGLNMVRTAQSFMRLVNIIPGPVGLFRKSALEQAGFYSSDTFAEDADLTLKILAKGWKIYYEPRAISYTEAPEKLQQLLKQRYRWTRGIIQSIRKHKKLMINPTINLGDTFVLWNMFYEALIWPTMNIAANIFFIFAALAFGFTSLIFFWWAALALLDLTTALYCVAVEKEELRLVAYAIIYRMVFILIIDICKTMSTIEEFLGIKMRWGKLERLGTLSAQ encoded by the coding sequence ATGATTATTGCCTACACCTTGCCAATGACAGTTTTGTCAATTAGCTCGTTATTAGAATATTCAACAATAGTAGCGCTTGTACTTTTTTTATTCATTTTATTACTTCGATACTTTGGAATTTTAACATTCGCATATTTTTATTTGAATGAATACACATTCAAGAAACTTAATGGATTTACTCCTTTCATTTCGGTTATTGTTCCGGTTTATAATGAAGAAAAAGTAGTTGAGAATTCAGTCAAATCATTGCTCGATCTTGATTACGAAAATTATGAAATCATAGTTGTTAATGATGGTTCGACTGATAACACTAAACAAGTAATCGAGAAACTTACGGGATTTCATAAAGGTACAAAGTCGGAAGTTAAAATCTCAGTGATTAATAAACCTAATGGAGGAAAGGCTTCAGCATTGAATGCAGGTATAACTTATTCGCAAGCCGAATTTGTTTTATGCATGGATGGGGATTCACAGCTTTCAGCAGATTGCTTGCGAATGGCTGTGCGTCATTTTCAGAAGCCTGAAATTGGTGCCGTTGCCGGAAATGTTAAAGTTTTAAACCGCGGAAAATTTCTAACTGATTTACAATCACTTGAATATATCGAGGGATTAAATATGGTGCGAACTGCACAAAGTTTTATGCGATTGGTAAATATTATTCCAGGTCCGGTTGGTTTATTTAGAAAGAGCGCTCTTGAACAAGCAGGATTTTATTCCAGCGATACTTTTGCCGAGGACGCAGACCTCACTTTGAAAATATTAGCAAAGGGCTGGAAAATATATTATGAACCTCGAGCAATTTCATACACTGAAGCGCCCGAAAAATTACAACAGCTTCTGAAACAGCGTTATAGATGGACGCGCGGAATTATCCAATCAATCCGTAAGCATAAAAAATTAATGATAAACCCTACCATCAATCTGGGCGACACGTTTGTATTATGGAATATGTTTTACGAAGCATTGATTTGGCCTACAATGAATATTGCTGCAAATATATTTTTCATTTTTGCAGCTTTGGCATTTGGATTTACTTCTCTGATATTTTTCTGGTGGGCAGCATTGGCATTACTGGATTTAACGACCGCATTATATTGTGTAGCGGTAGAAAAAGAAGAACTTCGTCTGGTGGCTTACGCTATTATATATAGAATGGTTTTTATCCTGATCATTGATATTTGTAAAACCATGTCAACAATCGAAGAATTTTTAGGAATTAAAATGCGCTGGGGGAAATTAGAACGATTAGGAACACTTAGTGCTCAATAA